CGTTTGGGTATAGAGGCAAAGGAGGTCGTTTCTCATAAAGATGGCATTGAGGTTCAGACCAACCAGGCGCTGGTGCGAGGACGATATTTTATCAATTGTGGTGGCTTATGGAGCGACCGCATCGCCAAGAAATCCAAAGCAACTGTAGAGGTCAAGATTGTTCCATTTCGGGGGGAGTATTTTGAGCTAAAGCCAGAAAAAAACCACTTGGTCAAAAACTTGATTTATCCGGTCCCCAATCCCAATTTTCCGTTTTTGGGCGTACACCTCACCCGCATGGTTCATGGCGGTATTCATGCAGGGCCCAATGCGGTACTTGCTTTTAAGCGAGATGGGTATTCTAAATTAGACTTTAGTTTGCGGGATACTTTAGACACCCTAACCTTTCCCGGCTTTTGGATTTTAGCTGGAAAATATTTGGGAGATGGGGTGCAAGAAATGCTTCGCTCATTCAGTAAAAAACGTTTTACAGCCTCCTTGCAAGCCCTCGTTCCCGAAATTCAAATGGAAGATTTAACCCCCTCCCCTGCCGGCATTCGAGCGCAAGCCATGCTTAGAAATGGACAGTTGGTGGATGACTTTATGATCCATGTAGAAGATCGCGCCATGCACGTTTGTAATGCACCTTCCCCTGCAGCCACAGCCTCGCTAGAAA
This portion of the Bacteroidetes Order II. bacterium genome encodes:
- the lhgO gene encoding L-2-hydroxyglutarate oxidase codes for the protein MQYDVVVVGGGIVGLATGWALIQTNPALKLVILEKEATLAQHQTGRNSGVIHSGIYYKPGSFKAKFARAGRESMVAFAREYGIAHDICGKLIVASHDSEREGLNKLYERGLENQIRVTRVSKAEMKDIEPHLRGEEGVQVLDAGIIDYKQVVQQLKTLLLASGVEIRLGIEAKEVVSHKDGIEVQTNQALVRGRYFINCGGLWSDRIAKKSKATVEVKIVPFRGEYFELKPEKNHLVKNLIYPVPNPNFPFLGVHLTRMVHGGIHAGPNAVLAFKRDGYSKLDFSLRDTLDTLTFPGFWILAGKYLGDGVQEMLRSFSKKRFTASLQALVPEIQMEDLTPSPAGIRAQAMLRNGQLVDDFMIHVEDRAMHVCNAPSPAATASLEIGRYLSQELIKRFDL